GGCTGCCCCCGATGGTGATCTTCTGGTGCTGGGCGCGGCCGTGGCCCATCGCCTGCATGTTCTCGCTGCGGTTCTCGGTCCAGCGCAGCGGCCGGTCGAGCGACTTGGCGAGGATCGCGACGAGGATGTCCTCCGGTGAGGTGCCGATCTTCGCGCCGAAGCCGCCGCCGACGTCCGGCGTGATGAGGTGCACCTGGGCCGGCTCGACGCCGCAGGACGCCGCGATGGCGTCGCGCGCGGCGTGCGGGTTCTGCGTGGACGTCCAGATGGTGAGCCGGCCGTCGTCGCCCCAGGCGCACGCCGTGCCGCGCACTTCCAGCGGCGCGGGCGCGACCCGGCTGTTGACGACGTCCTGGCGTACGACGACCTCGCAGCCGTCGAACATGTCGCCGTCGACGTCGCCGATGGCGAACGCCGCTGCGATGTTGGTGCCGGCGTCGGGGAACAGCAGCTGCTGGTCCGTGGCCGACTGTCGCGGGTCGACCAGCGGGTCGAGGGCGTCGTAGTCAACGACCACGAGCTCGGCCGCGTCCTCGCCCTGGTAGCGCTGCTCGGTGATCACCGCCGCGACCGGCTCGCCGACGTAGCGCACGACGTCGGTCGCGAGCCACGGCTTGGCGAAGCCGGGGTTCATGCCGAATTGCGGCGGGATCGGCGGCAGCGGGAGGTCGGCACCGGTGATGACGGCGAGGACGCCGGGTGCCCGGCGTGCCTCCTCGGCATCGATACCGGTGATCTTGGCGTGCGCGACCGCGGAACGCACGTAGGTGACCCACGCGGCTCCGGTCAGTCGTTCGTCACGCAGGTCGTCGACGTAGGTGCCTCCGACGGTGAGGAACTTCGGGTCCTCCGTGCGGAGCACTCGTGTGCCCATGACACTCACGAGGCGCGATCCTGCCCTATCGGTGTGAGTACCGCCACACCGGAGGGTCCCGTCAGGTCCGTCGGCGCCCGGGAGGCTCAGGCGGTGGCGCGCAGCCGGTCGACGACCTCGGCGAACGACGGGTTGGTCATCGCGGTGCCGTCGGGGAAGACGACTGTCGGTACCGTCTGGTTGCCGCCATTGACCGACATCACGTAGTCGGCGGCCTCGGGGTCCTGCTCGATGTCGACGTCGTCGTAGGCAATGCCCTCGCGGTCGAGCATCCGCTTGAGCCGCGTGCAGTAGCCGCACCACGGGGTGCTGTACATCGTCACGCGCTGTGGTGCCTGCCCCGACATGCCGATCCTCTCGTCGTACGCCGATGTTCTATCTGCACAACTATCGGACCTGCCGGGGGCTTCCCGGAGTGCCGCCGGTGTCGCAGCCGGCTGCGAGGATGGCCGTCGTGCCGGCCACTCCCGAAGGCGTCCTCGAGGCGCTCGACCCCGAGCAGCGCGCGGTCGCGGAAGCCGTGCGCGGCCCGGTGTGCGTGCTGGCCGGCGCCGGCACCGGCAAGACCCGCGCGATCACCCACCGGATCGCCTACGGCGCGTTGACCGGCGCGATGCCGCCCCAGCAGGTCCTCGCGGTGACGTTCACGACCCGTGCGGCCAGCGAGATGCGCAGCCGGCTGCGGCTGCTCGGCGTGGCCGGCGTGCAGGCGCACACCTTTCACGCCGCCGCGCTGCGTCAGCTCAAGTACTTCTGGCCGCGCCTGGTCGGCGGCGGCTTCCCCCGGCTGCTCGAGACGAAGCTGCGGGTGGTCGCCACCGCGGCCGGCCGCAGCCGAGTGCCGGCCCGCGGGCCGGTGCTCCGTGACCTGACCAGCGAGATCGAGTGGGCGAAGGCGACGCTCGCCGGCCCCGACGGCTACCCGGTCGCGGCGGCGCGGGCGCGCCGGGACCCGCCGGTCGCGGCCGAGGAGGTCGCGAAGGTCTATGCGGCCTACGAGGACGTGAAGCAGGCCGAGGGGCTGCTCGACTTCGAGGATCTCCTGCTGCTGACCGCCGCGGCGATCGAGGACCATCGCGACATCGCGGCCGAGGTGCGGGCGCGCTACCGGCACTTCGTCGTCGACGAGTTCCAGGACGTCAACCCGTTGCAGCAACGGCTGCTCGAGGGCTGGCTCGGTGACCGCACCGACATCTGTGTGGTGGGCGACGCCAACCAGACCATCTACTCGTTCACCGGGGCCTCCGCGTCGTACCTGTTGGACTTCCCGCGCCGCTACCCCGACGCGACCACGGTGCGGCTGGTGCGCGACTACCGCTCGACCCCGCAGGTGGTGGCACTGGCCAACCGGCTGCTCGGCCCGGCGAGCGGGCTGCAGCTGTTGGCCCAGCAGCCCGACGGACCGGAGCCGGCCTACGCCGAGCACGCCGACGAGCCCGCCGAGGCCGCTGCGGTGACCGCCGAGTGCCAGCGGCTGATCGCGTCGGGCGTGCCCGCGCGCGAGATCGCGGTGCTCTTCCGGGTCAACGCCCAGTCGGAGGTCTACGAGCAGGCGATGGCCGCGGCCGGCGTGCCCTACGTGCTGCGCGGCGGCGAGCGGTTCTTCGACCGGCCGGAGGTGCGCCAGGCAATCGTGCTGCTGCGCGGCGCGGCGCGCTCGCCCGAGGATGCCGCTCCGGCAGGTCTGGT
This genomic stretch from Mycobacteriales bacterium harbors:
- a CDS encoding mycoredoxin; its protein translation is MSGQAPQRVTMYSTPWCGYCTRLKRMLDREGIAYDDVDIEQDPEAADYVMSVNGGNQTVPTVVFPDGTAMTNPSFAEVVDRLRATA
- a CDS encoding ATP-dependent DNA helicase UvrD2, whose translation is MAVVPATPEGVLEALDPEQRAVAEAVRGPVCVLAGAGTGKTRAITHRIAYGALTGAMPPQQVLAVTFTTRAASEMRSRLRLLGVAGVQAHTFHAAALRQLKYFWPRLVGGGFPRLLETKLRVVATAAGRSRVPARGPVLRDLTSEIEWAKATLAGPDGYPVAAARARRDPPVAAEEVAKVYAAYEDVKQAEGLLDFEDLLLLTAAAIEDHRDIAAEVRARYRHFVVDEFQDVNPLQQRLLEGWLGDRTDICVVGDANQTIYSFTGASASYLLDFPRRYPDATTVRLVRDYRSTPQVVALANRLLGPASGLQLLAQQPDGPEPAYAEHADEPAEAAAVTAECQRLIASGVPAREIAVLFRVNAQSEVYEQAMAAAGVPYVLRGGERFFDRPEVRQAIVLLRGAARSPEDAAPAGLVHDVTHVLAAAGWTPEPPAGSGAARERWESVRALLGLAEELLAAEPTADLAAFVAELEARAAAQHAPQVEGVTLASMHAAKGLEWDAVFLVGLVDGTVPIQHAVSAEQVEEERRLLYVGITRARRHLRLSWALSRSPGGRGSRSPSRFLDGLRPASSSAAPARAPGRAKQRRGPARCRVCQRPLSSTVERKLGRCAGCPSTLDEALFDRLRAWRLERARAGSMPAFVVFTDATLTAIAEIRPATVEALAAISGIGPRKIEDYGDEVLALVADVPPP